A DNA window from Brassica napus cultivar Da-Ae chromosome C1, Da-Ae, whole genome shotgun sequence contains the following coding sequences:
- the LOC106438577 gene encoding berberine bridge enzyme-like 19, whose translation MLTTRPTSLCVGFFLLFLSLPLSTLSQPSMSSDSVYDSFLKCLSEKTKTPQSQIAKIVFSQTNPSYTSVLRAYIRNARFNKSSTPKPTIIVTPLSESHVSAAVLCSKPLDFVFKIRSGGHDYDGLSYISDKPFFILDLSNLRDVSVDIADQTAWISAGATLGEVYYRIWEKSKTLGFPAGVCPTVGVGGHLSGAGYGNMLRKFGLTADHFIDAKMVDVNGAVLDRKAMGEDLFWAISGGGGGSFGVVLGYKVKLVPVPATVTVFRVEQLMAAGAVDMVHKWQFVGPKTDKNLFMRMLIQPVTRNKVKTIRATVVALYLGKADDVVSLLAKELPELALKKENCTEMTWFQSALWWDNRVNATQTDPKVFLDRNLDSSSPGKRKSDYVATEIPRSGIVSLFNKMIELGKIGLVFNPYGGRMAEIAEDATPFPHRNMLFKIQYSVNWKESSPELEKGYLNQAKVLHSFMTGFVSKNPRGAYLNYRDVDIGVNDHGEDSYKEGEVYGRMYFGKNFDRLVKIKTAVDPGNFFRNEQSIPTLPIAKRTGVTERGTAKRWSGAGGATIVASVLLHVF comes from the coding sequence ATGCTGACGACACGACCAACATCTCTCTGTGtcggtttctttcttctcttcctctctctacCTCTCTCCACTCTCTCTCAACCCTCTATGTCCTCAGACTCAGTCTACGACTCCTTCCTCAAATGCCTCtcggagaagacgaagacgCCGCAATCCCAAATCGCCAAAATCGTCTTCTCTCAAACCAATCCTTCTTACACCTCCGTCCTCCGCGCTTACATCCGCAATGCCAGATTCAACAAATCCTCCACTCCCAAACCGACCATCATCGTCACTCCTCTCTCCGAGAGCCACGTCAGCGCCGCCGTCCTCTGCTCGAAGCCGTTGGATTTTGTCTTCAAGATCCGAAGCGGCGGCCACGACTACGACGGGCTCTCCTACATCTCCGACAAACCGTTTTTCATCCTCGACCTGTCGAACCTCCGCGACGTCTCCGTCGATATCGCCGATCAGACGGCTTGGATCTCCGCCGGAGCCACTCTCGGCGAGGTTTACTATCGTATCTGGGAGAAAAGCAAGACTCTCGGATTCCCTGCCGGAGTTTGTCCGACGGTTGGTGTCGGAGGTCACTTGAGCGGCGCTGGGTACGGTAACATGCTGAGGAAGTTCGGATTGACTGCCGATCACTTCATCGACGCGAAGATGGTTGATGTAAACGGTGCCGTTTTGGACCGGAAAGCGATGGGGGAAGATCTTTTCTGGGCTATCTCCGGCGGTGGAGGAGGTAGCTTCGGCGTCGTTTTGGGTTACAAGGTCAAGCTCGTGCCTGTGCCAGCGACCGTGACGGTGTTCCGGGTGGAGCAGTTAATGGCCGCCGGAGCGGTGGACATGGTTCACAAGTGGCAGTTCGTTGGTCCGAAAACCGACAAGAATCTGTTCATGAGGATGCTGATTCAGCCGGTGACGAGGAACAAGGTGAAGACGATTAGAGCCACTGTGGTGGCTCTGTACTTGGGAAAAGCAGACGACGTCGTTTCGCTACTGGCTAAGGAGCTTCCTGAGCTGGCTTTAAAGAAGGAGAACTGTACGGAGATGACTTGGTTCCAGTCTGCTCTATGGTGGGACAATCGCGTCAACGCCACTCAGACCGATCCTAAAGTGTTTCTCGATCGGAATCTCGACTCCTCCAGCCCCGGGAAGAGGAAGTCGGACTACGTGGCGACAGAGATTCCGAGAAGCGGGATCGTGTCTCTGTTCAATAAGATGATTGAGTTAGGGAAGATAGGGCTCGTTTTCAACCCCTACGGTGGAAGAATGGCGGAGATAGCTGAGGACGCGACACCGTTCCCGCATAGAAACATGCTTTTCAAGATTCAGTACTCTGTGAACTGGAAAGAATCGTCTCCGGAGTTGGAGAAGGGTTACTTGAACCAAGCCAAAGTGCTTCACAGTTTCATGACCGGGTTTGTGAGCAAGAACCCTAGAGGTGCTTACTTGAACTACCGTGATGTCGATATTGGGGTGAATGATCATGGGGAGGATAGTTACAAGGAAGGAGAGGTGTATGGAAGGATGTATTTTGGTAAAAACTTTGATCGGTTAGTGAAGATTAAAACAGCGGTGGATCCGGGGAATTTCTTCAGGAATGAACAGAGTATACCTACC
- the LOC125579774 gene encoding glutathione S-transferase T2-like translates to MAHQFFYNDHKIKFNLHHAWEELKNDQKWCALATAKLDGRQSSSTKKRKCEDGEASSQATTNGDHPAKRLVGVKAAKGGGGKRTIGDQLSASEFQGMWSLKEKYLAAKERLKKMGLLESLIAKKESLSQFEEALKEKLITEMLD, encoded by the coding sequence ATGGCACACCAATTCTTCTACAATGATCATAAGATTAAGTTTAATCTTCACCATGCTTGGGAGGAGCTGAAAAACGACCAGAAATGGTGTGCCCTTGCGACTGCTAAGCTTGATGGACGACAATCATCAAGCACTAAGAAGAGAAAGTGTGAGGATGGAGAGGCAAGCTCTCAAGCAACCACGAATGGTGATCACCCAGCCAAACGTCTTGTTGGTGTAAAGGCAGCGAAAGGAGGAGGTGGTAAGAGAACTATAGGTGATCAACTGAGTGCCTCAGAATTTCAGGGAATGTGGTCTCTCAAAGAGAAATACTTGGCAGCTAAAGAGAGGCTTAAAAAGATGGGTCTGCTGGAGAGTCTCATTGCAAAGAAAGAGTCCCTATCTCAGTTTGAAGAAGCACTGAAGGAGAAGCTAATTACAGAGATGTTGGATTAA